A region from the Aquimarina sp. ERC-38 genome encodes:
- a CDS encoding VOC family protein, translating to MTRSVQHIGIPVSNLVKSIEFYKEFLGGKILFQNEMVGEGFSKGTKVPNAACKFAMIEIKNTIIELIEYTNPIGKPFRQNNNDVGAIHIAFEVDDIQETYKNLSEKGYQFNAEPYTFKEKDKAEDIVGASFAYLNDPDGIQLEIFESAK from the coding sequence ATGACAAGAAGTGTACAACATATAGGTATACCGGTTAGTAATTTGGTAAAATCGATTGAATTTTACAAAGAGTTTCTTGGTGGAAAAATCTTATTTCAAAATGAAATGGTTGGTGAAGGTTTTTCAAAAGGAACAAAAGTTCCAAATGCAGCCTGTAAATTTGCTATGATCGAAATTAAAAATACTATAATTGAACTTATAGAATATACCAACCCTATAGGTAAACCCTTTCGACAAAATAATAATGATGTTGGAGCAATTCATATAGCTTTTGAAGTAGATGATATTCAGGAAACTTATAAGAACCTTTCAGAAAAAGGGTATCAGTTCAATGCGGAACCCTATACTTTTAAAGAAAAAGATAAAGCTGAGGATATTGTAGGTGCTTCCTTTGCATATTTAAATGATCCTGACGGTATTCAACTTGAGATATTTGAAAGTGCGAAATAA
- a CDS encoding mechanosensitive ion channel family protein, giving the protein MQSISDQTKEVTEPFINFYNRFIEQLPGITIGVIIVILGILIATWIGNFSRRKLALRTDDPLMSRFLGQAIKYILIVLAIMMALEAAGLGAVATGILTAAGASAVVLGFAFKDIGENFIAGVILAFNRPFDVNDTVEIGENFGKVKTLEFRYTKLKTFNGKDVYIPNSDVLTKPVTNYTEDGFYRWDFIVGIAYEDNIEGAKQTVLEALKKEPNVIEDEEHENFVIEDQLATSTVNLKVFFWVDTKDFRRQALTTKGNVVRNVKEALEEAGYYLPADIQEIKLYGGEKEFNIRMAPNDAEFDREEKYKKKK; this is encoded by the coding sequence ATGCAAAGTATTAGTGACCAGACTAAAGAGGTTACCGAACCTTTTATTAATTTTTATAACAGGTTTATAGAACAACTTCCGGGGATTACTATTGGTGTGATTATTGTCATCTTAGGGATCTTAATTGCTACCTGGATTGGTAATTTTTCACGTAGGAAATTAGCACTTCGTACGGATGATCCCTTAATGAGTCGCTTTTTGGGTCAGGCTATCAAATATATTTTGATTGTTTTGGCTATTATGATGGCGCTTGAAGCTGCGGGTTTGGGAGCGGTGGCCACTGGAATCTTAACTGCCGCCGGAGCAAGTGCGGTGGTTTTAGGGTTTGCTTTTAAAGATATCGGTGAGAATTTTATTGCTGGTGTTATTTTAGCTTTTAACCGTCCGTTTGACGTCAATGATACTGTAGAAATCGGAGAAAACTTCGGAAAAGTAAAAACTTTGGAGTTTCGATATACCAAGTTAAAAACCTTTAACGGAAAAGATGTGTATATCCCTAATAGCGATGTACTTACCAAACCAGTAACTAATTATACCGAAGACGGGTTTTACCGATGGGATTTTATCGTAGGTATTGCCTATGAGGATAATATTGAAGGTGCCAAACAAACCGTTCTGGAAGCTTTAAAAAAAGAACCAAATGTCATCGAAGACGAAGAGCATGAAAATTTTGTTATTGAGGATCAGTTGGCAACCAGTACCGTCAATTTAAAAGTTTTCTTTTGGGTAGATACTAAAGATTTTAGAAGACAGGCACTGACTACTAAAGGAAATGTAGTTCGTAATGTAAAAGAAGCACTGGAAGAAGCCGGATACTATTTACCTGCGGATATACAGGAAATCAAATTATACGGGGGTGAAAAAGAATTTAATATTAGAATGGCTCCCAATGATGCTGAATTTGACCGAGAGGAAAAATATAAAAAGAAGAAGTGA
- a CDS encoding SipW-dependent-type signal peptide-containing protein has product MLLTALWLIAGTSYSYFSSSKNTGNYQILSLILILSYNF; this is encoded by the coding sequence ATTCTTCTAACTGCTCTTTGGTTAATCGCTGGTACTTCATACTCTTACTTTTCGAGCAGCAAAAATACTGGAAATTACCAAATTCTTTCTTTGATTTTGATTCTTTCCTATAATTTTTGA
- a CDS encoding DUF3781 domain-containing protein, with product MEVIKKNILNHICYTELVYDRIRKKLDIQISNEEIEERLFNIIKTTKESCFKKRGKNFYITNTEKNIRITINSNTYRVITVDSILG from the coding sequence ATGGAAGTAATAAAGAAAAACATTTTAAACCATATCTGTTATACCGAACTAGTGTACGATAGAATCCGGAAGAAGTTAGATATTCAAATTTCTAATGAAGAAATTGAAGAAAGGTTGTTCAATATCATTAAAACTACGAAGGAGAGTTGTTTTAAAAAACGCGGTAAAAATTTTTACATTACTAATACTGAGAAAAATATCAGAATTACCATAAATTCTAATACGTATCGAGTAATTACTGTGGATAGCATATTGGGTTAG
- a CDS encoding antibiotic biosynthesis monooxygenase family protein: protein MFSTLSNVQRLSSLLLILCFLLISTTKAQEISYTLKKGEVFDLLLVTNQPTGKEVFKNYRAEAFPVAVEKGYSFLSGFKITETLEGDIHPEGAIFGKWKSLADRQEFLKIITTRVPDFHKMRKEIWYYFTVKYYEIEQDLHFNLDPEKVIVATTYWQKEGASSEFENFIAKVKSLIETTGGSLKLAFNKGYSPEGYEYNPDYLILTQWDNKEDFDRFIKDSSTMDSTMLQTLHQFMFGK, encoded by the coding sequence ATGTTTTCAACACTATCAAACGTTCAACGTTTATCATCCCTACTTCTAATTTTATGCTTTTTACTAATTAGTACAACAAAAGCTCAAGAAATTAGCTATACACTAAAGAAAGGAGAAGTATTCGATCTACTTTTAGTAACCAATCAACCTACTGGTAAAGAGGTTTTTAAAAATTACCGGGCAGAAGCTTTTCCGGTGGCTGTCGAAAAGGGATATTCCTTTTTGTCCGGTTTTAAAATTACCGAAACGCTAGAAGGTGATATCCATCCGGAAGGTGCTATTTTTGGAAAATGGAAGAGTTTAGCGGACAGGCAAGAATTTCTAAAGATAATAACTACACGTGTACCGGATTTCCATAAGATGCGAAAAGAAATCTGGTACTACTTTACGGTAAAGTATTATGAGATAGAACAAGACCTTCACTTCAACCTGGATCCTGAAAAGGTAATTGTTGCTACTACCTACTGGCAGAAGGAAGGTGCATCCTCTGAATTTGAAAACTTTATCGCTAAAGTAAAGAGCCTTATAGAAACGACTGGCGGAAGCTTAAAATTAGCATTTAATAAAGGCTATTCTCCCGAAGGTTACGAATACAATCCGGATTACCTGATATTAACTCAATGGGATAACAAAGAAGATTTTGACCGTTTTATAAAGGATAGTAGTACGATGGATTCGACCATGTTACAAACCCTACATCAATTTATGTTTGGTAAGTAA
- a CDS encoding TonB-dependent receptor domain-containing protein yields the protein MHYLPFCFIILLQSFLYGQTSTLSGKIMVAGTTEPLPFTNITLKTKESTILSGTITDDKGNFRISDIAVGSYILDIEFIGFVPQQIDIKVESKKNYDLGIKYLTEQTEILESVTITAQKSTVEQRLDRKIVTVGKDLVALGPSAADLMNNLPAVSVNSDGNISFRGSDNVRILIDGKLSNLENPADILQQIPSNTIKKIELISNPSAKYSPDGLNGMINIILKKTAKKGWNTALSTNLTIAQKEQYNSNISINFKPGKTNYYLNYSNGYGDQVTDGVVNRFDLNSSQVTRNLNNRRSNVVRIGADFTPTSQTTLSIFTNQNFYNALFDGEKQVLFTEESQNNFALNDILTRDNYTQVYNTDYKWSIDGNLHFLELEANYNRFESDAKNDFRFSGATTVPSYLENIDDQRSVFTLNLDYKVPLSKKSTLEIGGESRINKITNTYIVTNAQLENSQLQYDRDIYSSYLMYTAYPGRFEINVGSRFEYYLVNARFDAERSDKELFSQKLFSVFPSVFIGYQPSPESVHQYQISYGRRIERPSFNQVNPIRQTTTPQILATGNLGLTPQFSNILEASHLYRLGIGTISSGVFYRFVKDEINRIGIFDQEDPNLLRLSYDNFERNQAYGAEISSNLKLTSWWRTNTSVEFYTRQQEGAIEGEKVSVRNTLTNLKWTNNFTLFKQVSASLFAFYSGPQDVLQYRLKFNYYINAGLRYNFVNGKGSISLNANDILGTRRFAFKTFRTVFQEGEFLRDTQQVFIGLSYRFGGKLSSLSRKKRKSNIKADRFL from the coding sequence ATGCATTATTTACCCTTTTGCTTTATTATTTTGCTTCAAAGTTTCCTTTATGGGCAGACCAGTACATTGTCCGGAAAAATCATGGTCGCTGGTACTACAGAACCTTTACCTTTTACCAATATTACCTTAAAAACCAAAGAAAGCACCATCCTTAGCGGTACGATTACCGATGATAAAGGAAATTTTCGAATAAGCGATATTGCCGTTGGATCCTATATTTTAGATATTGAATTTATTGGTTTTGTCCCTCAACAAATAGATATAAAGGTTGAAAGTAAGAAAAATTATGATTTGGGTATTAAATACCTTACCGAACAAACCGAAATCCTGGAAAGCGTTACCATCACCGCACAAAAATCTACGGTTGAACAACGCCTTGATAGAAAAATTGTAACTGTTGGAAAAGACCTGGTTGCTTTGGGTCCTTCAGCAGCCGACTTGATGAACAACCTCCCCGCAGTTTCTGTAAATTCAGATGGCAATATTAGCTTTCGCGGAAGCGATAATGTGCGTATCCTGATTGATGGTAAACTGAGCAATCTGGAGAACCCGGCGGATATTTTACAGCAAATCCCTTCCAACACCATTAAAAAAATAGAACTGATCAGCAATCCTTCGGCTAAATATAGTCCGGACGGCCTTAATGGTATGATTAATATTATTTTGAAAAAAACGGCTAAAAAAGGTTGGAATACAGCATTGAGTACCAATCTTACTATCGCACAAAAAGAACAATATAATTCAAATATTTCTATCAATTTTAAACCCGGGAAGACCAATTATTACCTCAATTATAGTAACGGCTACGGGGATCAGGTAACAGATGGGGTGGTCAATCGTTTTGATTTAAATTCTAGCCAGGTAACACGTAACTTAAATAATCGAAGATCCAATGTAGTGCGTATAGGGGCAGATTTTACCCCTACTTCTCAGACCACGCTTTCTATTTTTACCAATCAAAACTTTTATAACGCCCTATTTGATGGTGAGAAGCAGGTTCTTTTTACAGAAGAAAGTCAAAATAATTTTGCGTTAAATGATATCCTGACCAGGGACAACTATACACAAGTGTATAATACAGATTATAAATGGTCGATTGACGGTAACTTACATTTTCTGGAACTAGAAGCCAATTACAATCGTTTTGAGAGTGATGCAAAGAATGACTTTAGGTTTTCGGGAGCTACCACGGTGCCTTCATACCTTGAAAATATCGACGACCAGCGATCCGTCTTTACCTTGAACCTGGATTATAAAGTGCCATTAAGTAAAAAATCAACTTTAGAAATAGGAGGCGAAAGCCGAATTAATAAAATTACCAATACATATATCGTCACCAATGCTCAGTTAGAGAATTCTCAACTTCAATACGACCGGGATATTTATTCATCTTACCTCATGTATACTGCTTATCCCGGTAGGTTTGAAATCAATGTGGGTTCACGATTTGAATATTACCTGGTGAACGCCCGGTTTGATGCGGAACGGTCCGATAAGGAATTGTTTAGCCAAAAATTGTTTTCTGTATTTCCTTCCGTATTTATAGGATATCAACCCTCACCGGAAAGCGTTCACCAGTATCAAATCAGCTACGGACGTAGGATTGAGCGTCCTTCCTTTAACCAGGTAAACCCCATACGCCAGACTACCACCCCTCAAATCCTGGCCACCGGAAATTTAGGTTTAACGCCGCAGTTTAGTAATATACTGGAGGCTAGCCATCTTTATAGATTAGGAATAGGTACAATCAGTTCGGGAGTATTTTACCGGTTTGTTAAAGATGAAATCAATCGCATTGGTATTTTTGATCAGGAAGACCCGAATCTTTTACGTTTAAGTTATGATAATTTTGAACGTAATCAAGCCTATGGTGCTGAGATCAGCAGTAACTTAAAACTAACTAGTTGGTGGCGTACCAATACGTCCGTTGAATTTTATACACGACAGCAGGAAGGAGCTATTGAAGGGGAGAAGGTAAGCGTACGTAATACCTTGACTAATTTAAAATGGACAAATAACTTTACGTTGTTTAAACAGGTTTCTGCTTCTCTATTTGCTTTCTACAGTGGTCCACAGGATGTACTACAATACCGACTTAAATTCAATTACTATATCAACGCTGGCTTAAGGTATAACTTTGTTAATGGTAAAGGGAGTATAAGCCTTAACGCTAATGATATTTTAGGTACCCGAAGGTTTGCTTTTAAGACATTTAGAACGGTTTTTCAGGAAGGGGAGTTTCTTAGGGATACCCAACAGGTATTTATAGGCCTGTCTTACCGATTCGGAGGTAAACTTTCTTCTTTATCACGTAAAAAACGAAAAAGTAATATCAAGGCGGACCGCTTTTTATAA
- a CDS encoding exonuclease domain-containing protein — MRKFAIIDVETTGNGINGNRITEICIVVLQEDKVIHKFTSLVNPERNIPAFITGLTGIDNDMVRDAPKFFEIAQEIVELTEGAIFIAHNVTFDYNVVRGEFKRLGYTYTRKKLCTVRLSRKLIPGMHSYSLGKLCTSLAIPLSNRHRAEGDTDATVLLFQKLLDIDKDQETITSFLNARSKEATLPPHINKKQIADLPEQTGIYFFKNQKGKVIYVGKAKNIKQRVLSHFYDKKNKEYALGQHTYSIDYELTGNELIALLAEAEQIQKLYPRFNKAQKKPVAPYRIISYTNRRGVMQLVIDRMPSTNNAVEIFYTRADAVLRLEQLCTKYQLCPRYCNLQSTTEKCSHYKIKYCLGICEQKESVALYNIRVQRALAALQKEQQNYIIKEKGRTQEEESFILVKNGLYRGFGFITQDDTIEHHDQFENYLQPRNHTYHTAKILKSYLMNKAKDNVVFMEV, encoded by the coding sequence TTGAGAAAATTTGCAATTATTGATGTAGAGACTACAGGGAACGGTATTAACGGTAACCGAATTACCGAAATCTGTATTGTTGTTTTACAGGAAGATAAAGTCATTCATAAATTTACCAGTCTTGTCAATCCCGAACGGAATATACCAGCATTTATTACGGGGCTTACAGGGATTGACAATGACATGGTACGAGATGCACCCAAATTTTTTGAAATTGCCCAGGAAATTGTAGAACTTACGGAAGGTGCTATTTTTATCGCTCATAATGTGACTTTTGATTATAATGTGGTTCGTGGCGAATTTAAACGATTGGGCTATACCTACACCCGTAAGAAACTTTGTACGGTTCGGCTATCTAGAAAATTGATTCCGGGAATGCATTCATACAGTTTGGGTAAGTTATGCACCTCATTAGCAATACCTCTAAGTAACCGCCACCGTGCTGAAGGTGATACGGATGCTACCGTATTATTGTTTCAAAAATTGTTAGATATTGACAAAGATCAGGAAACTATTACTTCTTTCTTAAACGCCCGATCCAAAGAAGCGACTTTACCACCTCATATTAATAAAAAACAAATTGCAGACCTTCCTGAGCAAACCGGTATTTACTTTTTTAAAAACCAAAAAGGAAAGGTAATCTACGTAGGAAAAGCAAAGAATATAAAACAACGGGTACTTAGTCATTTTTATGATAAAAAAAATAAAGAATATGCCTTAGGTCAGCATACGTATAGTATTGATTATGAACTGACTGGTAACGAATTGATTGCGCTTTTAGCAGAAGCTGAGCAAATTCAAAAACTATATCCGCGATTTAATAAAGCACAGAAAAAACCGGTAGCTCCCTATCGAATTATTTCGTATACCAACCGTAGAGGTGTCATGCAATTAGTTATCGACCGAATGCCAAGTACCAATAACGCTGTAGAAATTTTCTATACCCGTGCGGATGCAGTTTTACGCCTGGAACAATTGTGTACGAAATATCAATTATGTCCGCGATATTGTAATTTACAAAGTACCACGGAGAAGTGTTCTCATTATAAAATTAAATATTGTTTAGGTATATGCGAGCAAAAGGAATCTGTAGCCCTTTATAACATAAGAGTTCAACGTGCCCTGGCTGCTTTACAAAAAGAACAGCAGAATTATATTATTAAAGAAAAAGGGCGAACTCAGGAAGAAGAGAGCTTTATTCTGGTAAAAAATGGTTTGTATAGAGGCTTTGGTTTTATCACTCAGGATGATACTATTGAGCATCACGATCAATTTGAAAATTACCTACAACCTCGCAATCATACGTATCACACCGCCAAAATTTTAAAAAGTTATTTAATGAATAAAGCAAAAGATAATGTAGTTTTTATGGAAGTATAA
- a CDS encoding DUF6495 family protein, whose translation MKYQRLTKEQLEELYPEFINFLAAQSITAEEWQEIKTNKPQVAEEELDVFSDLVWEGVLSKAKYLEHISKDQMHLFKLIDSGMLLIAIKINNPNINITTKEGYQWLQNNLMNDEVIFYNSDKGYSSDPAMDIFKLIQKGAVITKGELYGFFEKLVKVVE comes from the coding sequence ATGAAGTACCAGCGATTAACCAAAGAGCAGTTAGAAGAATTGTATCCGGAGTTTATTAATTTTCTGGCGGCACAATCCATTACTGCTGAAGAATGGCAAGAAATCAAAACCAATAAACCTCAAGTTGCTGAAGAAGAACTGGATGTGTTTAGCGATTTGGTTTGGGAAGGTGTTTTATCTAAAGCAAAGTACCTTGAACATATTTCGAAAGATCAAATGCACCTTTTTAAGCTAATTGATAGCGGAATGCTATTGATTGCCATTAAAATCAACAATCCTAATATCAATATTACTACCAAAGAAGGGTATCAATGGTTGCAAAATAACCTGATGAATGATGAAGTGATTTTCTATAATTCGGATAAAGGTTATAGTAGTGACCCGGCTATGGACATTTTTAAACTGATCCAAAAAGGAGCGGTGATTACCAAAGGGGAATTATACGGATTTTTTGAAAAATTGGTTAAGGTGGTAGAGTAG
- the hisS gene encoding histidine--tRNA ligase: MANKPSLPKGTRDFSPIEVARRTYIINTIKKQFELFGFQPIETPSFENSDTLLGKYGEEGDRLIFKILNSGDFEKKADNLLREKTYLDEVFNESFYLNFHQYLINKASLDENSLTNKRFNEDAQNLIAEDLQQYWRIHENDFLNKIYPEDIKEKIKNFWTSEFGAIRKFSIDIIYKIHFSRNNQDNLLWKSDLDKLVTRLITKKNLKFSVPLANEISDKALRYDLTVPFARYVVQHQNEIIFPFKRYQIQPVWRADQPQKGRFREFYQCDADAVGSTSLWQEVEYIKLYDAVFTELGLKGVTIKINNRKILSGIAEVIGESDKLIDFTVALDKLDKIGVAGVTKEMLAKGISSQAIEKVEPLLHFSGSFDEKLDMLTSLLTSSEEGLKGIEEVRFIYQAIQEMPLQNATFELDVTLARGLNYYTGAIFEVAAPYTVKLGSIGGGGRYDDLTDIFGKKDISGMGISFGLDRIYLVLEELGLFPETLQQHTQVLFINFGDKEALYAMKAVNQLRTLGIKAELYPDAAKMNKQMKYCNKREIPFVVLAGDEEMQSETYTVKNMKTGEQSKLNIQALVDVVGV, translated from the coding sequence ATGGCAAACAAACCATCTTTACCTAAAGGAACCCGGGATTTTTCACCAATCGAAGTAGCAAGGCGTACCTATATTATAAATACCATTAAAAAGCAATTTGAACTTTTTGGTTTTCAACCTATAGAAACCCCTAGTTTTGAAAATAGCGATACCTTACTGGGTAAATACGGGGAAGAAGGGGATCGTTTAATCTTTAAAATTTTAAATAGTGGGGATTTCGAAAAAAAGGCTGATAACTTATTAAGAGAGAAAACCTATTTGGATGAAGTTTTTAACGAAAGTTTTTATTTAAATTTCCATCAATATCTAATTAATAAAGCTTCTTTAGATGAAAATAGTTTAACTAATAAACGATTTAATGAAGATGCACAAAATTTAATAGCAGAAGATTTACAACAATATTGGCGTATACACGAAAATGATTTTTTAAATAAAATCTACCCAGAAGATATTAAGGAAAAAATAAAAAACTTTTGGACAAGCGAATTTGGAGCTATAAGAAAATTTTCAATTGATATTATTTATAAAATTCACTTTTCAAGAAACAACCAAGATAATCTTCTATGGAAGTCTGATTTGGATAAACTTGTAACCAGATTAATAACTAAAAAGAACTTAAAGTTTTCTGTTCCTCTCGCTAATGAGATTTCAGATAAAGCTTTGCGATATGACTTGACCGTTCCTTTTGCACGCTATGTGGTACAACATCAAAATGAAATTATTTTTCCTTTTAAACGTTACCAAATACAACCGGTATGGCGTGCTGACCAACCACAAAAAGGTCGTTTTCGAGAGTTTTATCAATGTGACGCGGATGCGGTAGGGAGTACTTCATTATGGCAGGAGGTTGAATATATTAAACTATACGACGCTGTTTTTACGGAACTTGGTCTTAAGGGAGTTACTATTAAAATTAATAACCGTAAAATTTTATCAGGTATTGCTGAGGTTATTGGCGAAAGTGATAAACTTATTGATTTTACCGTAGCGCTGGATAAATTAGATAAAATTGGAGTTGCAGGGGTAACTAAAGAAATGCTAGCCAAAGGAATTAGTTCCCAAGCTATTGAAAAAGTAGAGCCTTTATTACATTTTTCCGGTAGTTTTGATGAAAAATTGGATATGCTTACCAGTCTGCTAACCTCTTCGGAGGAGGGCTTAAAAGGAATTGAAGAGGTTCGTTTTATTTATCAGGCCATTCAGGAAATGCCATTACAAAATGCCACCTTTGAATTGGATGTAACCCTGGCCCGTGGACTTAATTATTATACGGGAGCTATCTTTGAAGTAGCTGCGCCTTACACGGTAAAACTAGGTTCAATCGGAGGAGGAGGACGATACGACGACCTCACCGATATTTTCGGAAAGAAAGATATTAGCGGAATGGGAATTTCGTTTGGCCTCGACCGAATTTATTTAGTTTTAGAAGAGTTAGGCTTGTTTCCGGAAACCCTTCAACAGCATACTCAGGTATTGTTTATCAATTTTGGAGATAAAGAAGCGTTGTATGCAATGAAAGCGGTAAATCAATTACGAACCCTAGGCATCAAAGCCGAATTATATCCGGATGCTGCCAAAATGAATAAACAAATGAAATATTGTAATAAACGCGAAATCCCCTTTGTAGTGCTGGCAGGTGACGAAGAAATGCAATCCGAAACCTATACGGTAAAAAACATGAAAACAGGAGAGCAATCTAAACTCAATATTCAAGCTTTGGTAGATGTTGTTGGGGTTTAG
- a CDS encoding alpha/beta fold hydrolase, producing the protein MPFITSNATQEKTEIYYEDYGSGQPVILIHGWPLSGKAWEQQVWKIVESGFRCIAYDRRGFGQSSKPWDGYDYTSLAKDLKAIIDQLDLNKVVIVGFSMGGGEVVRYLTEFGSAKIAKAALISSIIPLVAKKEDNPEGAPKEDLQGIIQALQTDRVGFLKNFLRIFYNYEDNKDTISEAQLHYDWSIASHASPRATIQAAKAWAETDFRPELKNVDVPTLIVHGDADNNVPKATSADQAAQGIANNTYKVIANGPHGLNLTHRDELNDILISFLKE; encoded by the coding sequence ATGCCATTTATTACTAGCAACGCAACTCAGGAGAAAACAGAAATTTATTATGAAGATTACGGTTCAGGGCAACCGGTTATCTTAATACATGGTTGGCCCTTAAGCGGTAAAGCCTGGGAACAACAGGTTTGGAAGATCGTTGAATCCGGTTTTAGATGTATTGCCTATGACCGTAGAGGATTCGGTCAGTCTTCTAAACCCTGGGATGGATATGATTATACCAGTCTGGCTAAAGATTTAAAAGCAATTATAGATCAACTTGACTTAAATAAAGTGGTTATTGTTGGTTTTTCTATGGGTGGTGGCGAAGTAGTGCGCTATCTTACTGAATTTGGAAGTGCGAAAATTGCAAAAGCAGCTTTAATTAGTTCTATTATCCCACTGGTAGCAAAAAAAGAGGATAATCCTGAAGGTGCTCCAAAAGAAGATTTACAAGGTATTATTCAAGCTTTACAAACCGATCGGGTAGGTTTTTTAAAGAACTTTTTAAGAATCTTTTATAATTACGAAGATAATAAAGATACGATAAGTGAAGCGCAATTGCATTATGACTGGTCCATTGCTTCTCATGCTTCTCCGCGAGCCACTATTCAGGCAGCTAAAGCCTGGGCGGAAACGGATTTTAGACCGGAATTAAAAAATGTAGATGTTCCTACCTTAATTGTTCATGGGGATGCAGACAATAACGTTCCTAAAGCAACTTCGGCAGATCAGGCAGCTCAAGGTATTGCTAATAATACCTATAAAGTGATTGCTAACGGACCCCACGGACTTAATCTAACCCATCGGGATGAATTAAATGATATTCTTATTTCATTTTTAAAGGAATAA